Proteins encoded within one genomic window of Nomia melanderi isolate GNS246 chromosome 8, iyNomMela1, whole genome shotgun sequence:
- the LOC116426616 gene encoding uncharacterized protein LOC116426616 isoform X1, translated as MPTSASIDRGVNLFCAGMGSVVGSNVNVSNVTTRRMDSTTFLPEATPTLSEREQLKIEFYKTYDVMTGVRIAATLGGFFGLMILLLVYKSRCKSNKHLEDPRLTAAAAAAVAEAEAEERALAAALEAIARLPPRPDRGPRRSLCVELSQSHSPRIGPRFASVGGGYEALLMAPTKQPNLAPPEEQRRCSSVTCSSTGSSYLERRGSAMPVPCLPLHPTYVTKHAAHDEPWDLYYPIDIQVIQPTPELSPCTSEARLYANEFLLTGPAGKRAPLASMGSVDPPEPDSRSLGSDSVFLRNDEQEEECLDTEDEVSGFSTDSEAPGPSGRRFLRVPSRKKEIVEKWDGCAGCVPRRRPGGKQCQACRSISAAVEFSRSQTVSTSTSSQSSIGSPPCSPAIELRHRPPPAPLPSNPPAWSQETLF; from the exons GTGTGAATCTGTTTTGCGCAGGTATGGGGAGCGTCGTAGGCAGCAACGTGAACGTAAGCAACGTAACGACGAGGAGGATGGACTCGACGACGTTCCTGCCAGAAGCGACGCCGACCCTCAGCGAGCGGGAGCAACTCAAAATTGAATTCTACAAAACATACGACGTTATGACCGGGGTCAGAATCGCGGCGACtctcggtggttttttcggtcttATGATCCTTCTGCTTGTTTACAAAAGCAG GTGTAAATCGAACAAGCATTTAGAGGATCCAAGACTGACCGCAGCAGCGGCCGCAGCGGTAGCTGAAGCAGAGGCGGAGGAGAGAGCACTCGCAGCCGCCCTCGAGGCCATCGCTAGACTACCACCGAGACCAGATCGAGGTCCTAGGCGGTCCCTTTGCGTCGAG TTGAGTCAATCACACTCCCCAAGGATCGGTCCGCGTTTCGCATCAGTCGGGGGTGGCTACGAGGCTCTTTTAATGGCGCCAACGAAGCAGCCGAACTTAGCACCTCCCGAGGAACAGAGAAGATGCAGTTCGGTAACCTGTAGCAGCACCGGAAGTAGCTATCTCGAGAGGAGAGGATCTGCGATGCCGGTGCCGTGTCTGCCGCTTCATCCTACCTACGTGACGAAACACGCTGCCCACGACGAACCCTGGGACCTTTATTATCCCATTGACATTCAG GTAATCCAACCAACCCCAGAGCTTTCTCCATGCACAAGCGAGGCACGTCTTTATGCAAACGAATTTTTGCTCACTGGACCTGCTGGTAAAAGAGCGCCACTGGCTTCCATGGGCAGTGTCGATCCTCCGGAACCAGACTCAAG GTCGTTGGGTTCCGACTCAGTCTTCCTGAGAAACGATGAACAAGAAGAAGAGTGTCTCGACACGGAGGACGAGGTGTCCGGGTTCTCGACCGACTCGGAAGCACCTGGGCCCAGTGGTCGACGGTTCCTTCGAGTTCCTTCGAGAAAGAAGGAGATCGTCGAGAAGTGGGACGGCTGTGCTGGCTGCGTGCCTAGGCGACGACCTGGAGGAAAACAGTGCCAGGCTTGTCGTAGCATCAGCGCGGCTGTTGAATTTTCTAG GTCTCAGACAGTGTCCACGAGCACCAGCAGCCAAAGCAGCATCGGTTCTCCGCCATGTTCACCAGCCATCGAGCTCAGGCATAGACCGCCGCCGGCGCCATTACCGTCGAATCCACCCGCCTGGTCCCAGGAAACGTTATTTTAG
- the LOC116426616 gene encoding uncharacterized protein LOC116426616 isoform X2: protein MPTSASIDRGMGSVVGSNVNVSNVTTRRMDSTTFLPEATPTLSEREQLKIEFYKTYDVMTGVRIAATLGGFFGLMILLLVYKSRCKSNKHLEDPRLTAAAAAAVAEAEAEERALAAALEAIARLPPRPDRGPRRSLCVELSQSHSPRIGPRFASVGGGYEALLMAPTKQPNLAPPEEQRRCSSVTCSSTGSSYLERRGSAMPVPCLPLHPTYVTKHAAHDEPWDLYYPIDIQVIQPTPELSPCTSEARLYANEFLLTGPAGKRAPLASMGSVDPPEPDSRSLGSDSVFLRNDEQEEECLDTEDEVSGFSTDSEAPGPSGRRFLRVPSRKKEIVEKWDGCAGCVPRRRPGGKQCQACRSISAAVEFSRSQTVSTSTSSQSSIGSPPCSPAIELRHRPPPAPLPSNPPAWSQETLF, encoded by the exons GTATGGGGAGCGTCGTAGGCAGCAACGTGAACGTAAGCAACGTAACGACGAGGAGGATGGACTCGACGACGTTCCTGCCAGAAGCGACGCCGACCCTCAGCGAGCGGGAGCAACTCAAAATTGAATTCTACAAAACATACGACGTTATGACCGGGGTCAGAATCGCGGCGACtctcggtggttttttcggtcttATGATCCTTCTGCTTGTTTACAAAAGCAG GTGTAAATCGAACAAGCATTTAGAGGATCCAAGACTGACCGCAGCAGCGGCCGCAGCGGTAGCTGAAGCAGAGGCGGAGGAGAGAGCACTCGCAGCCGCCCTCGAGGCCATCGCTAGACTACCACCGAGACCAGATCGAGGTCCTAGGCGGTCCCTTTGCGTCGAG TTGAGTCAATCACACTCCCCAAGGATCGGTCCGCGTTTCGCATCAGTCGGGGGTGGCTACGAGGCTCTTTTAATGGCGCCAACGAAGCAGCCGAACTTAGCACCTCCCGAGGAACAGAGAAGATGCAGTTCGGTAACCTGTAGCAGCACCGGAAGTAGCTATCTCGAGAGGAGAGGATCTGCGATGCCGGTGCCGTGTCTGCCGCTTCATCCTACCTACGTGACGAAACACGCTGCCCACGACGAACCCTGGGACCTTTATTATCCCATTGACATTCAG GTAATCCAACCAACCCCAGAGCTTTCTCCATGCACAAGCGAGGCACGTCTTTATGCAAACGAATTTTTGCTCACTGGACCTGCTGGTAAAAGAGCGCCACTGGCTTCCATGGGCAGTGTCGATCCTCCGGAACCAGACTCAAG GTCGTTGGGTTCCGACTCAGTCTTCCTGAGAAACGATGAACAAGAAGAAGAGTGTCTCGACACGGAGGACGAGGTGTCCGGGTTCTCGACCGACTCGGAAGCACCTGGGCCCAGTGGTCGACGGTTCCTTCGAGTTCCTTCGAGAAAGAAGGAGATCGTCGAGAAGTGGGACGGCTGTGCTGGCTGCGTGCCTAGGCGACGACCTGGAGGAAAACAGTGCCAGGCTTGTCGTAGCATCAGCGCGGCTGTTGAATTTTCTAG GTCTCAGACAGTGTCCACGAGCACCAGCAGCCAAAGCAGCATCGGTTCTCCGCCATGTTCACCAGCCATCGAGCTCAGGCATAGACCGCCGCCGGCGCCATTACCGTCGAATCCACCCGCCTGGTCCCAGGAAACGTTATTTTAG
- the LOC116426616 gene encoding uncharacterized protein LOC116426616 isoform X3 codes for MPTSASIDRGVNLFCAGMGSVVGSNVNVSNVTTRRMDSTTFLPEATPTLSEREQLKIEFYKTYDVMTGVRIAATLGGFFGLMILLLVYKSRCKSNKHLEDPRLTAAAAAAVAEAEAEERALAAALEAIARLPPRPDRGPRRSLCVELSQSHSPRIGPRFASVGGGYEALLMAPTKQPNLAPPEEQRRCSSVTCSSTGSSYLERRGSAMPVPCLPLHPTYVTKHAAHDEPWDLYYPIDIQVIQPTPELSPCTSEARLYANEFLLTGPAGKRAPLASMGSVDPPEPDSRSLGSDSVFLRNDEQEEECLDTEDEVSGFSTDSEAPGPSGRRFLRVPSRKKEIVEKWDGCAGCVPRRRPGGKQCQACRSISAAVEFSSAFPVPTYIA; via the exons GTGTGAATCTGTTTTGCGCAGGTATGGGGAGCGTCGTAGGCAGCAACGTGAACGTAAGCAACGTAACGACGAGGAGGATGGACTCGACGACGTTCCTGCCAGAAGCGACGCCGACCCTCAGCGAGCGGGAGCAACTCAAAATTGAATTCTACAAAACATACGACGTTATGACCGGGGTCAGAATCGCGGCGACtctcggtggttttttcggtcttATGATCCTTCTGCTTGTTTACAAAAGCAG GTGTAAATCGAACAAGCATTTAGAGGATCCAAGACTGACCGCAGCAGCGGCCGCAGCGGTAGCTGAAGCAGAGGCGGAGGAGAGAGCACTCGCAGCCGCCCTCGAGGCCATCGCTAGACTACCACCGAGACCAGATCGAGGTCCTAGGCGGTCCCTTTGCGTCGAG TTGAGTCAATCACACTCCCCAAGGATCGGTCCGCGTTTCGCATCAGTCGGGGGTGGCTACGAGGCTCTTTTAATGGCGCCAACGAAGCAGCCGAACTTAGCACCTCCCGAGGAACAGAGAAGATGCAGTTCGGTAACCTGTAGCAGCACCGGAAGTAGCTATCTCGAGAGGAGAGGATCTGCGATGCCGGTGCCGTGTCTGCCGCTTCATCCTACCTACGTGACGAAACACGCTGCCCACGACGAACCCTGGGACCTTTATTATCCCATTGACATTCAG GTAATCCAACCAACCCCAGAGCTTTCTCCATGCACAAGCGAGGCACGTCTTTATGCAAACGAATTTTTGCTCACTGGACCTGCTGGTAAAAGAGCGCCACTGGCTTCCATGGGCAGTGTCGATCCTCCGGAACCAGACTCAAG GTCGTTGGGTTCCGACTCAGTCTTCCTGAGAAACGATGAACAAGAAGAAGAGTGTCTCGACACGGAGGACGAGGTGTCCGGGTTCTCGACCGACTCGGAAGCACCTGGGCCCAGTGGTCGACGGTTCCTTCGAGTTCCTTCGAGAAAGAAGGAGATCGTCGAGAAGTGGGACGGCTGTGCTGGCTGCGTGCCTAGGCGACGACCTGGAGGAAAACAGTGCCAGGCTTGTCGTAGCATCAGCGCGGCTGTTGAATTTTCTAG CGCGTTTCCTGTCCCCACATACATAGCGTAG